In the Lusitaniella coriacea LEGE 07157 genome, TCCCCGATACAGATAAGCATCCACGTAATCCGGATCGATGAGAATGGCTTTGGTTAGCTCGTAAATGGCTTGTTTGTAAAGATCGCGCCGCGCGTATTCAATACCCCGTTGATAAAACGGTTCGGGATCGACTTTCCGCTTAGGGGGTGGAGCATCTGCGGCAACGGTTTTGCCGTTTTGTAGCGCCTCGTAAGCTTCGTTAATCTGTTTTAGTTTTTCTTCTGCTCGTTTTTGTTGGAGGCGATTGTGGGGGAATCCATCAGGATGCCAGGTTTTAACCAACTTGCGGTAGGCTTTTTTGATTTCTGCGGGAGATGCGCCGGGTTGAATGCCTAGAATTCTGTAGTATTGGCGGGGATTAGCGTTCTTCATTAACTACGGTTTTGGGCTTTGGGGGTATTATTTGAGGCGCTTGGGATTAATAATTGGGGAAAACTCTCGCGAACGTTAAACTTGACGTGCTAACCCCCTCACCGCAATTATAAACAAAACCCCTTGAGCTATCGGTATCGACCAAATCTCTTGGAGTTCTAGAAACAATATAGAATAAGAGGGAGCAACAAGAAGTGTTGCCAATTGGGATAATCGTTTGTCCTGTACCTTCTGAGTGGGGTGGAAAGCATCCCCCATTTTTTTGACCTTATAGCAGTCACCAGAACAGTTAGGACAACAGCAAAAGCTGAAAGCTTTATGGGGTAGGGTTTTCCTCTGCCCTCTGCCTTTTACTATAAATGCACGACAACTCACAATCGAAACTAGCGCAAATTGGTACGCTCTATGGCATTAGTGTCGGGCCCGGAGATCCAGAATTAGTAACATTGAAAGGATTACGATACTTGCAACGCGCAAAAGTCGTCGCATTTCCCGCCGGAATCCAGGGAAAACCGGGCATTGCCCAAACTATTATTTCTCCTTGGTTGCAGCCGCACCAGCAACAACTCTCTTTGCATTTTCCCTACGTGCGGGATCTTGAAACATTAACTCAAGCCTGGAACGACGCAGCGCAGAAGGTTTGGAACTATTTGGAACAAGGGCAAGATGTTGCCTTTGCTTGCGAAGGAGATGTCAGTTTTTACAGCACGTTTACCTATTTAGCGCAAACCCTACAACACCTTCATCCCGACGCAATTATTGAAACCGTACCGGGGGTATCGTCGCCAATGGCAGCAGCCGCAGCCCTCGAACTGCCTCTTACCGCGCGAAATCAAAGGCTTGCTGTTCTCCCGGCGATTTATACGATGGGGGAATTAGAATCGGTTTTGGAGTGGGCGGATGTTGTGGTTTTAATGAAAGTGAGTTCCGTGTACGAGCAAGTTTGGCAGGTTTTGCAGTCCTATCAACTTCTCGATCGCAGTTGGATTGTGGAGCGTGCAACTTTACCCCAACAAAAGCGCTATAATTTGCGCGATCGTCCTACCTTGAAATTGCCCTATTTCTCCTTACTCATCGTTTGGGTTCGAGAACCCCTGGAGTAAGCTGCTATGCATCTAAATTGTGAGGGATGGACAGAGTTAAAATCAGAGAAAATCCCGATCGCGTGCAGGAAAAGGGTATAAGGAAAACACGGAGATATCTTGAATTCTGTACTCAAACTAACCATTCTTCCGCTAGACTAAAGGCGATTTTCCTAAAACTCTCAATTAATTCTAAGCCTCGAATCCTCAACTCACTTCTAAGAGCGATGCCTGATCTCACTATTTTTAAAACTATTCTCCATCAACTCACTCAACCCACTGCCATTGCGATTTTCGGTTCCGTGGGTCTTCACGCTGCCCTTGGCGTAACATTACCCATCCTACCCATTTTTTCCCAAGACTCCGATATTCCCCGCAACGTCCGCCTGATGGAATTAACCCCTGCGGAGCAACTTCGCCTGCCAAATGTATCGCCAGAAACAGCCTTGCCCTTCGGTCAATTCCCCGATGCGACTGCCGTTCTGCCGCTCTCTGAAAAGTTCGATCTTCCCTCATCTTCCTCGAAACTTCCAGACTTGCCGGCAATGCCAGACCTAAAGTCCAATCCCGCCTATAACTATCCCCTATCCACTCCTTCTAAAACTGTTCTGCGAGGGCGTTCCACCCGTTCTTTCCCCACAGGACGCACCAGAACCAGAACAAGTCGTCGGGTCGGTTCTCGGTTACCGAGTCGGCAGGGACGCAGTAGTGCGCGCAATAACACCAATTTGAGGTTCGATTCTCGTTTCAAACCGCGAACGGATTTAACGCCAGGAGAGGCTTTGAGGATTTTTGGTAAAGTTGGGCAAGCCCCTCAACCCCCCCACAATTCTAGTGAAAATGAAATTGCTGCCCTTCGACGCGAAGCCAATCCTCAAACTCAGACGAGTGAAACGAATGCTGGCGAACAGGAAAATAATCAAGTTGCGACGGGTGGAACGCACACTTTGAGCTTGAATGGGGTTTATCCCAGGGCTGCTTGTGCGAGCCAATCGAATGGATCTGTGGTTTATAGGGTGACATCTAGTGGTGGGAAGTCTGCCAAGGTTTATCAAGTAAGGGGTGCAAACAATCCCTTATTCAGTATCTATGCCTATCGGTCGCTTGCTTCTCAAAATTTTAGCGAACCGGGAACCTATAACGTTACAGTCAATTTTAACTACAACGATGAGGCTTGCGGTTCTGTTGCCAATCAACGGGAAACGCCTCAGCCTTTGGATAATGAAGAAAATCCTTCTCGCCCAGAACGGGAAACGCCCCAACCTCGCAATACCGAAGAAACTCCTTCTCGCCCAGAACGGGAAACGCCCCAACCTCGCAATACCGAAGAAACTCCTTCTCGCCCAGAACGGGAAACACCTCAACCTCGCAATACAGAAGAAACCCCTTCTCGCCCAGAACAGGAAACACCTCAACCTCGCAATACAGAAGAAACCCCTTCTCGTCCGCAACGGGAAACGCCTCAACCTCGCAATACAGAAGAAACCCCTTCTCGCCCAGAACGGGAAACGCCTCAACCTCGCAACACGCAGGAAACTCCTTCGCGTTCGGAACGGGAAACTCCTGTCCCACAACCTAGTAAGAAAAAGCCTCAACCCAGTAATACGGAAAGTTCTACTGAATCGGAAGGGGAAAGCGGCAATCAAGAGTGATGAGATCCTTAGAGGGCGGGAAAATCCCGTCCCTAGCAAATGTCCCGATCTTTGAGAGATTCACTAAAGTTCGTTGCTTCTTCGTCCGAGTTCGTACACGCCACAACCCATACAAGCCAGAATTCCGAAACTCACTGCCCAACTGCGCCCCAAACTAATTTCCACTCCCCAATTACACAGGGTTCCTGCAATCAGAAAGGGAAAAATACTCATTAGCGAGGCGTAGAAGGCATTTTGAGATTCTCTTGCGGGTCGGGTGCGCTCAAATTCTTGTGCGGAGGTGTAGAGAGAGCGTTCGGCGAAGTTAAACCAGCGGTCAAGTTGTTCGGTAATCCATTCCCTAACGGATGCTAGTCCTAAGTATAGTGCGAGGGACCACAAACAAGCGCCCGCGATCGTTGCAGTGTTGATGTGAATTTGAAAGGGAAGTAGGTTTTCAAGCATAGGGTTAGGGGGAAATTCCCGAATTGGATTGATTTCTTTTGGGGGAATTTTAACAAATTGTGCCGAATTTCAATGGGGGATAGCACGCGATCGCGCATAGGGAAATTATAGTAGGGGAAAGTTTCGTGAGTTCGCGATCGCGCCTAACTCCAATCCTCTTGTTCCCCGCTTCTTCCCCGTCGATAGAGGTCGCCAGATTCGTGAAGTTGGCGAGTGAGGGTGAATAATTCCTCTTCTTGAAGCTGCCATTCTCGCAAAAGGCGGTCGAGGTCTTGCTGAATTTCTTTTGCGCCGGGAAAACCCCGATAGCGAATGCGCAAGCGGGCGAGTTCGGCAAGATTGTAGTCGCTGCGTCCTTCCTGTAGCAAGAGATCGACAGTCGCGCGATCGTTTTTTTCTTGGGGATGTTTTTGGTTTTGTTGAATCGCCACGAACGCTTTCCTCTACAAATTGGATTTCAATGTACGTAAGCTCTCAGCTTGTGAGATTGAGATCGAATCCTTCAAATTGCCCATGTCAGCTTCAACGCACAAGATCGAGGGTCAATTCATGGGAATTTTAATGACAAACTCCGTCCCTTGTCCCAACACCGAATAACAGGTTAACTCGCCCCCGTGTTTTTCCTCAACAATTTGTTGAGAAATAGACAACCCCAATCCGGTTCCTTTACCAATCGCTTTGGTGGTAAACATCGGCTCAAATAAATGCTTTTGAGTGTGTTCTGTCATGCCCAAACCATTATCGGTAATGCGGATGGTGACAAATTGCTCTCCCATCTTCTCTGTACAAATACGAATTTCCGGCGCGCGATCGGTCATTCTTTCGGCTTCAAGTGCTTCTTCGAGTACGTCAATGGCGTTGGAGAGGATGTTGGTAAAAACCTGATTGAGCTGTCCGGGATAGCATTTTATTTTTGGCAATTGATTATAGTTGCGGCGAACTTCAATTTCCGCGCGATCGCTAAACGCTTTTAAGCGATGTCGCAAAATCAACAATGTGCTATCCAATCCTTCATGAATATCAACTGCTATCTTTTTGTCGGTATCCGATCGCGAAAAGTTTCGCAAAGAAACAGTAATATCCCGAATTCGTTCCGTTCCCAAGCGCATGGAGTTGAGAATTTTGGGTAAGTCTTCCAATGCAAACTCAAGATCCACAGCATCGCAAACTTCTTCAATTTCTGAGTCGGGATCGGGATAGTGTTGTTGATAGAGATGTAAGACTTTAGTGATGTCTGCAATATACTCTCGCGCGGGAGATAAATTATTAACCAAAAAAGTCAGAGGGTTATTGACTTCATGCGCCACTCCCGCAACCAATTGTCCGAGAGTTGAGAGTTTTTCTTGTTGCACGAGTTGAACTTGAGCGTTCTGGAGTTCTACCGTTCGTTCGGCAACTTTTTGCTCCAAGGCTTCTTTAAACTCCTGGAGTTGAATATTTTGCTGTGCTAAAGTTTTTGTCATCTGGCGTAGTTGTAAATGCACCTTAACCCTTGCTAATACTTCTTCTGGTTGAAATGGCTTAATGATGTAGTCTACTGCACCCAAATTTAGACCTTTGACTTTATTCGTAATATCTGTCATCGCAGTGGTAAAAATGACAGGAATATTTTGAGTTTCCCGATTTTTCTTAAGTTGATGACAGGTTTCAAAACCATCAATTCCTGGCATCTGAACGTCTAGAAGGATTAGATCGGGTTGTTTTTCTTGGGCTTGTTGCAGCGCGCTTTTACCATCTTGTGCAATTTCAATCATATATCCAGCATGGGTTAGCGCATCTGAGAGGACTTCCACATTTGTGCGGCTGTCATCCACAATCAGAATTTTGCTAGTTTGCGGGCTGTTCATGATAATTGTCGAAGGTTTGTTTGTCGATCGCGCGAATTGCTATTAAACGGTATTCCCCAAACGGATAACTCTATTATTCCCCAGGTCGATCGGATAATTTAAATGTATTGCGCTCAAAGCATTCTTGAAAGATAGACGCACTCAATAAAGCGCCAACACCTCGATTGTCTGCGGCGTGTTAGCGTAATAGATTACTGCGTTCTAAAAATTGCAAAACAGTATGCGATCGCGTCCATTATCCCCATCAAGCAACCCCCTTCAGCGTCTGATGCGCTACGGACGCAAATATCGTTCCAAAATTTGGCAAGCGGCAACTTGTTCGGTTCTCAATAAAATTTTTGACCTGGCTCCCCCGGTTCTGATCGGTGCTGCGGTTGATGTCGTCGTCAAGCAGCAAGACTCTCTGATTGCCCAATTTGGCGTAACGGACATTTTTTCCCAATTGGTCATTTTAGCGGGTCTAACCGTCCTGGTTTGGGGCTTCGAGTCGGTGTTTGAGTATGCCTACGCGCAACTATGGCGCAACCTCGCGCAAAAAATTCAGCACGATCTGCGTCTTGATGCCTACAGCCATTTACAGGATTTGGATTTAGCCTTTTTCGAGGAGCGCAGTACCGGAGATTTACTGGCGATTCTCAACGATGACGTTAACCAATTGGAGCGATTTTTGGATGTAGGAGCCAATGAAATTCTCCAGGTGAGTACGACGGTGGTTATTATTAGCCTTGGGTTTATGGCGATCGCGCCCAGTATCGCTTGGATGACAATGATTCCCATTCCCATTATTATTTGGGGTTCGGTTGCCTTTCAAAAACTCTTAGCACCGCGTTATGGGGAAGTGCGGGAAAAAGTGAGTTTATTAAGCAGTCGTTTGGCGAATAATCTCAGTGGAATTATGACGATCAAAAGCTTCACCACAGAAGCCTTTGAAATCGAGCGATTGCGTACAGAGAGCGAAGCCTACCGTCAAAGTAACCGTCGCGCGATCGCGCTAAGTGCGGGATTTATTCCCTTAATCCGCTTGGTCATCCTCTTTGGGTTCACCGCAACGTTGCTGATTGGCGGAATGAAAGCCGTAGACGGCAGTTTAGCCGTAGGAACCTACAGCGTTTTGGTCTTTATGACCCAACGGTTATTGTGGCCCCTGACGCGCCTCGGACAAACCCTAGACCTCTACCAAAGAGCAATGGCATCTACAAATCGGGTCATGACCTTACTGGACACTCCCATCGACGCTCATCCCGGAGGCTTGTCTCTGGGGGACGTTCGGGGAGAATTGCGCTTGGAAAACATTACCTTCGCCTACCGAGACAGAGAACCCGTCATCAAAAACTTATCGCTCCAGATTGAAGCGGGTCAAACCATTGCCATTGTTGGTTCTACGGGATCGGGTAAAAGCACGTTAGTTAAACTCTTGCTACGCCTGTACGAAATTCAAGGGGGAACCATTACCCTAGACGGCGTTGATATCCGCGAGGCGAACTTATCTAGCTTGCGCAGTGCAATGGGACTGGTCAGCCAAGACGTTTTCCTGTTTCACGGCAGCGTCCTAGAAAATATTAAATATGGCAGTCCTGATGCGACATTAACAGGCGCGATCGCGGCAGCCAAAATTGCCGAAGCCCATAACTTTATCGAGAAACTCCCCCAAACCTACGAAACTATTGTCGGCGAACGGGGTCAAAAACTATCGGGGGGACAAAGGCAACGCCTCGCGATCGCGCGAGCGATTCTCAAAGACCCTCCCATTCTCATTCTTGATGAAGCCACCTCTTCTGTTGATAACGAAACCGAAGCCGCGATCGCGCGTTCCCTGGAATACATCACCCAAAATCGTACCACCATCGCGATCGCGCACCGCCTCTCCACCATCCGCAATGCAGACTGCATCTATGTGATGGAATACGGGCGCATCGTCGAACGAGGGACCCACGAAGCCCTACTCGCCCAAAACGGGATTTATGCCAATCTGTGGCGCGTGCAAACGGGGATTAAGGGATAGTTGTTTTTTGAGGAAACCTCAGCATCCCTCGACCTCAATTCGCAATTTCCCTTTCCATCTGCCATCTGCCATCTGCCTCCTGCCTCCTGCCATCTGCCATCTGCCTTGCTGTCAGGTGTGTAGGGAAAACCGAAATTCAAATGCTCGAAACAACTCGCTATCCTAAATAGAAGGGGGGGAATGTAGCACTAGGCAAATGCGTTAGGACATCTTACAAAACGAAAAGCAAGAAATATTAAGGTCTTTGCTGATGGCTGATAGCTCATTGCTGAATGCTATATACAAATTTCTCGTCCGAATTCAAGGTAAAACACTATGCGTTCTTCCAATTTTATGCGTCGATTAAGTACTCATTTATTCGCGCTAGTTTTTGGCGTAATTCTAGCGTTTGGTTCTCTGCACGTCGCCTCATCCCAGGCAGACCCCGCACCCCAATTAAGATCCACCGAAAACGCCAACTCCATTGCCCAGATTGCACAAAATCCGACGGCGACGCGATCGCGATCTAACAGTTTCGTCGCCCAAGCCGTTGCCAAAACCGGGCCCGCCGTCGTCCGAATCGACACCGAACGAACCATCTCCAATCCCGCAAATCCCTTTATGGAAGACCCTTTCTTCCGGGAGTTTTTCGGCGATAACTTCTCCCGCCAAATGCCTCAAGAACGACAAGTCCAAGGACAAGGTTCTGGCTTCATTGTCGATCGCGAAGGTTTCATTCTCACAAACGCCCACGTCGTTGCAGGCGCGCAAAGCGTAACAGTTACCTTGCAAAACGGAAAAGTTTTCCCAGGAGAAGTGCGGGGAACCGATGAAGTTACCGATTTAGCCGTCGTCAAGATCGATGGGAAAGGCAAAAATCTACCTGTTGCATCCCTTGGGGATTCGGGTCAAGTTGCCGTGGGCGATTGGGCGATCGCGGTGGGAACCCCAGGCGGTTTGGATAACACCGTAACTTTGGGAATCATCAGCACCCTCGATCGTTCCTCCAGTGCGGCTGGAATCCCCGACAAGCGCGTGAGTTTCCTGCAAACCGATGCGGCCATCAATCCCGGCAATTCAGGGGGACCCCTGCTCAACGATCGCGGCGAAGTGATTGGAATTAATACCGCCATTCGCGCCAATGCGATGGGGATTGGGTTTGCGATTCCCATTAACAAAGCAAAAGACCTCAAAGAAACCCTCGCCGCCGGGAAAGCAGTAGAACACCCCTTTGTGGGAATTCAAATGGTTAACCTGACCCCCGAACTCGCCCGACAAAATAACGACAATCCCAACTCAACAGTCCAAATTCCAGAGATTGAAGGAGTTCTGGTGATGAGAGTTTTGCGCGGTACCCCCGCAGAACGCGCCGGAATTCGTCGCGGCGATGTCGTAACAGAAGTCGAACGCCAGCGCGTTACCTCTGGTGAAGAATTGCAAAAAATTGTAGAAAATAGTGGAGTGGGTAGCAATTTACGCTTTAAACTCCAACGAGGCGATCGCGCGATGGAAATTACGGTGCAAACCGAACAACTGCGAAATCGTTCTTAAAAACGTTTCCCACTGAGGCAGGTATTGGCTAAACCTGCCTTTCAATCTCTTTTGCAAGGTAATGGACGAAAATTCTCAGAATTACGGCATCGTACTCACCACCGTATCTTCCCAATCCGAAGGGCGCGCGATCGCGTCCGCACTCATAGAAGCGCACCTTGCCGCCTGCGTCAGCATGATGCCCGTCCATTCCATTTACACCTGGCAAGGTCAAGTCAATTCAGACCAAGAATGGCAATTAGCCATCAAAACAAATTTAGCCCTGTTTGACCCATTATCAGCAAAAATCAAAGAATTACATTCCTACGAATTGCCAGAAATCATTGCCTTACCCATTGTGGCTGGATTTCCCCCTTACCTCAATTGGATCGCTGAAAATATAAAGCAAAACATTCAATAATCTGCCCCCTTTTTAAGAGCATTCGGGGGATTAAGAGTATATACTAATCTTTTTTATTCAAAAGCTGAATGCTGACTAACAATTAGAGGAGAAATGCCATTCATTTCATTCCTGAAAACATTTCCTGCGTTACCCTTAAATTGAAGAGATACCCTTCACGCCCTTTCTCTTCTAACCCCGCAAAAAAGCCTTTCCCCTTCGCCAACCCACAGATTTCCCGATTTCCAGAGAAAATCCGAGTATAACGCTAAAGGCTTAGTGGGACAGCAAATCGATAACATGACCAATATTCCCATTCAACTCCCTGGCTACCAAATTGTCCGCGTTATTGAGGAAGGAACTGACACGGGAATTTATCGTGCAAAATGTCTTGATACCAATAACTCTGTTGTCATCAAGCTCATGCGAAGCGAATATCCAAGCTTCAGCGAACTCATCCAATTCCACAACCAATACGCCATTACCCAAAACCTCAATCTGCCCGGAATCGTTCGTCCCCTAGCCCTAAAAAACTACCGCAATGGGTACGCCCTCATCATGCCCGATGAAGGTTATATCTCCCTTAAAAAGTGGATGCAAAATTGTCCTGTCATCGCTATTCGAGACTTTCTCCACATCGCC is a window encoding:
- a CDS encoding precorrin-2 C(20)-methyltransferase codes for the protein MHDNSQSKLAQIGTLYGISVGPGDPELVTLKGLRYLQRAKVVAFPAGIQGKPGIAQTIISPWLQPHQQQLSLHFPYVRDLETLTQAWNDAAQKVWNYLEQGQDVAFACEGDVSFYSTFTYLAQTLQHLHPDAIIETVPGVSSPMAAAAALELPLTARNQRLAVLPAIYTMGELESVLEWADVVVLMKVSSVYEQVWQVLQSYQLLDRSWIVERATLPQQKRYNLRDRPTLKLPYFSLLIVWVREPLE
- a CDS encoding superantigen-like protein SSL4 codes for the protein MPDLTIFKTILHQLTQPTAIAIFGSVGLHAALGVTLPILPIFSQDSDIPRNVRLMELTPAEQLRLPNVSPETALPFGQFPDATAVLPLSEKFDLPSSSSKLPDLPAMPDLKSNPAYNYPLSTPSKTVLRGRSTRSFPTGRTRTRTSRRVGSRLPSRQGRSSARNNTNLRFDSRFKPRTDLTPGEALRIFGKVGQAPQPPHNSSENEIAALRREANPQTQTSETNAGEQENNQVATGGTHTLSLNGVYPRAACASQSNGSVVYRVTSSGGKSAKVYQVRGANNPLFSIYAYRSLASQNFSEPGTYNVTVNFNYNDEACGSVANQRETPQPLDNEENPSRPERETPQPRNTEETPSRPERETPQPRNTEETPSRPERETPQPRNTEETPSRPEQETPQPRNTEETPSRPQRETPQPRNTEETPSRPERETPQPRNTQETPSRSERETPVPQPSKKKPQPSNTESSTESEGESGNQE
- a CDS encoding DUF3288 family protein, with translation MAIQQNQKHPQEKNDRATVDLLLQEGRSDYNLAELARLRIRYRGFPGAKEIQQDLDRLLREWQLQEEELFTLTRQLHESGDLYRRGRSGEQEDWS
- a CDS encoding hybrid sensor histidine kinase/response regulator produces the protein MNSPQTSKILIVDDSRTNVEVLSDALTHAGYMIEIAQDGKSALQQAQEKQPDLILLDVQMPGIDGFETCHQLKKNRETQNIPVIFTTAMTDITNKVKGLNLGAVDYIIKPFQPEEVLARVKVHLQLRQMTKTLAQQNIQLQEFKEALEQKVAERTVELQNAQVQLVQQEKLSTLGQLVAGVAHEVNNPLTFLVNNLSPAREYIADITKVLHLYQQHYPDPDSEIEEVCDAVDLEFALEDLPKILNSMRLGTERIRDITVSLRNFSRSDTDKKIAVDIHEGLDSTLLILRHRLKAFSDRAEIEVRRNYNQLPKIKCYPGQLNQVFTNILSNAIDVLEEALEAERMTDRAPEIRICTEKMGEQFVTIRITDNGLGMTEHTQKHLFEPMFTTKAIGKGTGLGLSISQQIVEEKHGGELTCYSVLGQGTEFVIKIPMN
- a CDS encoding ABC transporter ATP-binding protein; this encodes MRSRPLSPSSNPLQRLMRYGRKYRSKIWQAATCSVLNKIFDLAPPVLIGAAVDVVVKQQDSLIAQFGVTDIFSQLVILAGLTVLVWGFESVFEYAYAQLWRNLAQKIQHDLRLDAYSHLQDLDLAFFEERSTGDLLAILNDDVNQLERFLDVGANEILQVSTTVVIISLGFMAIAPSIAWMTMIPIPIIIWGSVAFQKLLAPRYGEVREKVSLLSSRLANNLSGIMTIKSFTTEAFEIERLRTESEAYRQSNRRAIALSAGFIPLIRLVILFGFTATLLIGGMKAVDGSLAVGTYSVLVFMTQRLLWPLTRLGQTLDLYQRAMASTNRVMTLLDTPIDAHPGGLSLGDVRGELRLENITFAYRDREPVIKNLSLQIEAGQTIAIVGSTGSGKSTLVKLLLRLYEIQGGTITLDGVDIREANLSSLRSAMGLVSQDVFLFHGSVLENIKYGSPDATLTGAIAAAKIAEAHNFIEKLPQTYETIVGERGQKLSGGQRQRLAIARAILKDPPILILDEATSSVDNETEAAIARSLEYITQNRTTIAIAHRLSTIRNADCIYVMEYGRIVERGTHEALLAQNGIYANLWRVQTGIKG
- a CDS encoding HhoA/HhoB/HtrA family serine endopeptidase — translated: MRSSNFMRRLSTHLFALVFGVILAFGSLHVASSQADPAPQLRSTENANSIAQIAQNPTATRSRSNSFVAQAVAKTGPAVVRIDTERTISNPANPFMEDPFFREFFGDNFSRQMPQERQVQGQGSGFIVDREGFILTNAHVVAGAQSVTVTLQNGKVFPGEVRGTDEVTDLAVVKIDGKGKNLPVASLGDSGQVAVGDWAIAVGTPGGLDNTVTLGIISTLDRSSSAAGIPDKRVSFLQTDAAINPGNSGGPLLNDRGEVIGINTAIRANAMGIGFAIPINKAKDLKETLAAGKAVEHPFVGIQMVNLTPELARQNNDNPNSTVQIPEIEGVLVMRVLRGTPAERAGIRRGDVVTEVERQRVTSGEELQKIVENSGVGSNLRFKLQRGDRAMEITVQTEQLRNRS
- the cutA gene encoding divalent-cation tolerance protein CutA, encoding MDENSQNYGIVLTTVSSQSEGRAIASALIEAHLAACVSMMPVHSIYTWQGQVNSDQEWQLAIKTNLALFDPLSAKIKELHSYELPEIIALPIVAGFPPYLNWIAENIKQNIQ